The segment GCAGGGTTCCCACGCGCCCGTCCGGCCCCACGTTGTCCGGCATGAGCCCGCCGTTTTCCCGGGCCCGTTCCAGCCAGGCCCCGGTATACTCCAGCAGCCAGTCCCGGTACTTGTCGTCGCCGGTCATCAGATAAGCGTTCATGATGAGTCCGTTGACGTTCAGGTTGTTCCCCACGTCGCCCTCTCGGAACCGCTCGGTCATGGCCCTGCCCATGGCCCTCGCCTTCGCGGGGTCCTGGAGATCGTCCACGTGCGTGATCCCCGGGACATCGCTCAGCGGCAGGCCGTAGACCCGCATGCCGGAGCCGGGATTGTACGCCAGCCGGCTGTCGTCCTCGCTCATCCCCCAGGCGGGTCCGCCGCTGCCGTTATGGGGCGCCCGGATGATGCGATGCACCGGATCGTAGTTCAGCGCGTCGGGGAATTCGTTTAGGTAGAAGCCGGCGAACCGCCGGGCGCGGTCACGCAGCTTGGGATTGGTGGGGTCGGCAAGGCAGAGGTGGTAAAAGTAGATATAGCTTTCGCTCTGGTGAAACTGGTCGTATCCCCGTTCATACTCGCGGTAGATCCGCCCGAAGCGGGTCAGTTGCCGGGTGATGGCGTCCCAGTGCCGGTCCGCCGCCTCCAGTAGATGGTCGCCGCCGCCCAGCCCGTAAAACTGGGCGAAATTGGTGAAGGCTTCGTAGAAATCATCCATCCCGTCCCGGCTTCCGGACCAGGTGTCGGCCCAGATCAGCGACCCGCCCGGGCGAGTGTACTTCTCGATGTAGGGATGGACCGCTTCGTCCATCGTGTCGATGAGCTTGCGTTCGAGGATCGCCCACGGCGGCGTGATCTCGTAGTGGACGCTTGCCGTTACGGTTTGCATCGATGGCTCCGATCGTACCGGTAAAAAAACACCGCCCCGGGCTGTCCGGGCGACTATACGGCAACCGGATGAATCCCGCCCTGGAGATCAGGGTACGACTTAATCCTACGGTGCCGCCGAATCTACCTGCGCCGCCACGCCCACCTGCACGATGCGCGCATGGTCCACCCCGGCCGCGCCTACGTACTTGAAGACCATGCCGTCCAGTTCGCGGGGCATGAAATCCTGGTCGACGACCGCCTGTTCACCGGTCAGCAACGCCGCGAACGGCGCCGCCTGGGATGCGTCGTCCGGGTCGGTGGGGAAGGCGAATTCCACTCCCGGGACATTCGTATACACCACCTGGCCGGTCTCGTCGCTTACCCAGAATTCATTGATGGCGGACCCATCGGCGACCGAGGCCAATGCGCCGTTTATCTCCTCCGTGGTCATTCCCGCTCTCACCGCGGCCGCCACGAAGTGCGCCGTCAGCATGGCTTCGGCGGCCATGTGATCCGAAAGCAAGCCATCTACCGCGGTGACGGCCGTCGTGCCCGCGTCCTCGGCCGTCGCGCCCGCGTCCGGCGTGATCGCCGTCTCGTCGCCGGGCGGAGTTTCTTCCGCGCAACCGGGCACGAAGAGGGCGATGCAAAGGGCCAGTGTCCAGGTCAGGTGAGATCGTCTCATTTTAAACACACTCCTTTTGAATAGGCTCCTTGTAAAGGTAGTTGAATATCAGGCGTCAAGACCGATGACCAGGCCCGACAGTTCCCCGAGATCGGGAACGACCAGGTCACACAAAGTGTCATCGGGATCTTCCGCCTCTCCCTTCCTGATGTAGACCGTCATCATCCCGGCGTTCCTGGCACCGGCCATATCGTGCTCCATGCTGTCCCCCACGAAAACGGACTGGCCGGGCGCGGCGTTCAGCAGGGACAGCGCCTGCCGGAATATGCGGGGGTCCGGTTTGGAGATGCCCACTTCCCCGGAAATGAGCACCGCTTCGAAATACCTCGACGCATCCAGGGCTTCGATTTTGTCCCGCTGGGCTTTCGAACCATTGGTGACCACGGCCATGGGGTGCTTTCTGGCCTGAAGGCATCTCAACAGTGGCTCGGCTCCTTCCATCCATGAACTGTAGGTTGCGATCTTGGTCCGCATCAGCTCGACAAAGGCCGCAGCCGACATGACCGGGTGAACAGGGCGGACAGGGCGGACCGGACGCTCACCGAATAGATAGTCGTGGATCGCGGCCTTGCTGCCCCGGCCAGACCGATCGAGGCCGCGCAGCGTGTCCATGCGCTCCGACCAGACGGCTCCTTCCGGCTTATAGTCCGGGAAGTACGTCTTCAGCAGAAAAGAGAAGAACCGGTCTCGCGCCCGATCGCGGTCGACCAGGGTGTCGTCGAGATCGAACAGGACCGCGTTACCCGCTTTGAATACCAAACTCGCAGGGAATGACATCCCTACCGGCCTTCCCTACGCAGGCATTCCTCGACGGCTTCCCGCGCCTGTTCGGCCAACCCGCGCCGGTCCTTCGTCGTATAGCCTTCGGTCACGATAGGCCTGCCGATGCGCACGGCGACCCGCGCGTCCGGCCGGATTCTCATGCTGCCGCGCACGAGGATGTCGTAGCTTCCGGAAATCCCCACGGGCACTACGGGCACGCCGGATTCAATGGCCAGCAGGAAGGCGCCGGCCTTGAACGGCTGCAGTTCGCCGGTCCGTGTTCTCGTGCCTTCCGGGAAGACCACCGCGGGAAACCCTTCCCTGATCTGCCGGGCCGCCTTCTTGAGACTCCGCATGGCTTTTTTCGGGTTGGTTCGGTTGATGCTGATGTAGCCGGCCAGCCGCATGCACCATCCCAGGACCGGTATGTGGAACAGGGAATCCTTGGCGATGATCCTGAACTGGATGGGCAGCGTACCGAACAGGATGGGTATGTCCGCCGCACTCGCATGATTGGAAACCAGCACGCACGGCTGCCCTCCGGGGATATTGTCCAGCCCTTCAAGGCGGACCGGCACCCGGCCCACCCATAACAAGGTCCGCGCCCACCAGCGGGCGAACCAGTGTACCAGGCGGCCCGAAGGATTGAATGGGGACAGCAACATGGCCGACAGCCCGAACAGCAGGGTGAAGACCAGCACGCTGATGATCTGCAGGATGGAATAGGCTGCGGTCACGCGGTCACCGGATTCGTGAGATTCGGATGAACGTAAGGCGCCTCCTGGCCTTAACCGGATTATAACCCCATCGTCAGAAAAAACCAGTGTCATTTGAATGATGTTCCGGACTACCGAAGGATCGCGCATGGCCTTGGGACGATGGAGTGCGAGAATGACGACCTTCGTCCGACTATTGGATTAGAGAACAGGCATCAGGATACATTCCTCACAGGTAATATGCTTCAAATCGCCGATTCGGATATCGCGGAAGCGCTTATCTGGCATCTGTGGCAGAAAGGACTGGCGCGGACGGGGCGGACCGGGCGGACCGGGCGGACCGGGCGGACCGGAAGGCTCCGGCTTACCGACGGCCGGACGCTCAGGGTCCATCATCCTGGCACGCTCAACTCCGACAGCGGCCCCGATTTCCTCCAGGCGGTCCTGTCCTTCGGACCCGGGAAACGCCTCAGGGGTGACGTGGAA is part of the Gemmatimonadota bacterium genome and harbors:
- a CDS encoding HAD family hydrolase, coding for MSFPASLVFKAGNAVLFDLDDTLVDRDRARDRFFSFLLKTYFPDYKPEGAVWSERMDTLRGLDRSGRGSKAAIHDYLFGERPVRPVRPVHPVMSAAAFVELMRTKIATYSSWMEGAEPLLRCLQARKHPMAVVTNGSKAQRDKIEALDASRYFEAVLISGEVGISKPDPRIFRQALSLLNAAPGQSVFVGDSMEHDMAGARNAGMMTVYIRKGEAEDPDDTLCDLVVPDLGELSGLVIGLDA
- a CDS encoding lysophospholipid acyltransferase family protein; its protein translation is MTAAYSILQIISVLVFTLLFGLSAMLLSPFNPSGRLVHWFARWWARTLLWVGRVPVRLEGLDNIPGGQPCVLVSNHASAADIPILFGTLPIQFRIIAKDSLFHIPVLGWCMRLAGYISINRTNPKKAMRSLKKAARQIREGFPAVVFPEGTRTRTGELQPFKAGAFLLAIESGVPVVPVGISGSYDILVRGSMRIRPDARVAVRIGRPIVTEGYTTKDRRGLAEQAREAVEECLRREGR